A stretch of the Ensifer sp. PDNC004 genome encodes the following:
- a CDS encoding AI-2E family transporter yields MDIKVSGSGLQRQVIFWLLVLAAFIAFLMVFSSILLPFLAGMALAYFLDPVADRLERFGLSRLMATVVILVGFVVVFVLALMIIIPVIVSQASDFIANIPGYASKLQVLVNEAQARLIPDWLASQMPSLKQSSGKLLEQGAAFVGTLFQQIWNSGVALLDVISLLVVTPVVAFYILLDWDRMVEKVDSWVPRDYVSDVRQIARDMNATIAGFVRGQGSLCVILGLYYGIGLSLVGLNFGLLIGLFAGMISFIPYVGSMVGLVLAVGVALVQFWPDYLWIGLVLAVFFSGQFMEGNILQPKLVGKSVGLHPVWLMFALLAFGALFGFVGLLVAVPAAAAIGVLVRFGIQRYLDSDLYHGHGKAVEKKAKSDKAA; encoded by the coding sequence ATGGATATCAAGGTCAGCGGTTCCGGATTGCAGCGCCAGGTCATTTTCTGGCTGCTGGTGCTTGCCGCCTTCATTGCCTTCCTGATGGTCTTCAGCTCGATCCTGCTGCCGTTCCTGGCCGGCATGGCGCTTGCCTATTTCCTCGACCCGGTCGCCGACCGCCTGGAGCGCTTCGGCCTCAGCCGGTTGATGGCGACGGTCGTGATCCTGGTCGGCTTCGTCGTCGTCTTCGTGCTGGCGCTGATGATCATCATTCCCGTCATCGTCAGCCAGGCGTCGGACTTCATCGCCAATATTCCGGGCTATGCCTCGAAGCTGCAGGTGCTCGTCAACGAGGCGCAGGCGCGGCTGATCCCCGATTGGCTGGCAAGCCAGATGCCATCGCTGAAGCAAAGCTCGGGCAAGCTGCTCGAACAGGGCGCCGCCTTCGTCGGCACGCTCTTCCAGCAGATCTGGAACTCCGGCGTGGCGCTGCTCGACGTCATCTCGCTGCTGGTCGTCACCCCTGTCGTCGCCTTCTATATCCTGCTCGACTGGGACCGGATGGTGGAGAAGGTCGATAGCTGGGTTCCACGCGACTACGTCTCGGATGTGCGCCAGATCGCCCGCGACATGAACGCGACGATCGCCGGCTTCGTGCGCGGGCAGGGCTCGCTCTGCGTCATTCTCGGCCTTTACTACGGTATCGGCCTCTCCTTGGTCGGTCTCAATTTTGGCCTGCTGATCGGCCTCTTTGCCGGCATGATCAGCTTCATTCCCTATGTCGGATCCATGGTCGGCCTGGTGCTCGCCGTCGGCGTTGCCCTGGTGCAGTTCTGGCCGGACTATCTCTGGATCGGCCTTGTGCTTGCAGTCTTCTTCAGTGGCCAGTTCATGGAGGGCAATATCCTCCAGCCGAAGCTGGTGGGCAAAAGCGTCGGCCTGCACCCGGTCTGGCTGATGTTTGCGCTGCTTGCCTTCGGCGCGCTCTTCGGCTTCGTCGGCCTTCTGGTCGCGGTGCCGGCAGCAGCCGCCATCGGCGTGCTTGTCCGCTTCGGCATCCAGCGTTACCTTGATAGCGACCTCTATCACGGGCACGGCAAGGCCGTGGAAAAGAAGGCGAAGAGCGACAAGGCCGCCTGA
- a CDS encoding virulence factor family protein, with the protein MIRVANAWKCLTSAALLFSASMFPALAEDAPKNYDTGMIPSPRIMLPKEKAAALVVLLSDAAGWTDKEQAIADTLTDDKTVVIGIDLKAYLASLAKDDGDCIYMVSDIESLSQQVQRAVGTDAYQLPVVAGVGAGGALALAIAAQTPPATIGQTLAVDPEEGIALEKQLCTPAEKVKKGDRMVYGLTDGVLPDPVSVVFSPAASAVGRAHVAALIAKHPDIEQEDSEDDAYTTLSDHLTDIIDSERDAGNPFGLPLTILDAKPTRDTMAVIYSGDGGWRDIDKEVGDVLQQQGVPVVGFDSLHYFWSERDPQVTADDLAKVMSYYRKHWNVRNVLLIGYSFGADVLPRTFNLLPAGEKAHVRQVTLMALSHMVDYKVSVLGWLGASGDGKGGDPLDDIKRIDPALVQCIYGTDEEDDACPQLKGTGVDVIGIDGGHHFDEDYPALTRRVLDALDRRLASAK; encoded by the coding sequence ATGATCCGTGTCGCGAACGCCTGGAAATGCCTGACTTCGGCGGCGCTGCTGTTCTCGGCATCGATGTTCCCCGCTCTCGCCGAGGACGCACCGAAGAACTATGATACCGGGATGATCCCGTCGCCACGCATCATGCTGCCGAAGGAAAAGGCGGCCGCACTTGTCGTGCTGCTGTCGGACGCCGCCGGCTGGACGGACAAGGAACAGGCGATCGCCGACACGCTGACGGATGACAAGACCGTCGTCATCGGCATCGACCTCAAGGCCTATCTCGCCTCGCTCGCCAAGGATGACGGCGATTGCATCTACATGGTCTCCGATATCGAATCGCTCAGCCAGCAGGTGCAGCGCGCGGTCGGCACGGACGCCTACCAGCTGCCCGTCGTCGCGGGCGTCGGTGCCGGCGGTGCGCTGGCACTGGCAATCGCCGCCCAGACCCCACCGGCCACCATCGGCCAGACGCTGGCGGTCGACCCGGAGGAGGGGATCGCGCTTGAAAAGCAGCTCTGCACCCCGGCCGAAAAGGTGAAGAAGGGCGACCGCATGGTCTATGGACTGACCGACGGCGTCTTACCGGATCCGGTCTCCGTCGTTTTTTCTCCCGCAGCGTCGGCGGTCGGGCGCGCCCATGTGGCGGCGCTGATCGCCAAGCACCCGGACATCGAGCAGGAGGACAGCGAAGACGACGCCTATACGACGCTGTCCGATCACCTCACCGATATCATCGACAGTGAGCGCGACGCCGGCAATCCGTTCGGCCTGCCCTTGACCATCCTCGACGCAAAGCCGACCCGTGACACGATGGCGGTGATCTATTCGGGCGACGGCGGCTGGCGCGACATCGACAAGGAAGTCGGCGACGTGCTGCAGCAGCAGGGCGTTCCGGTCGTCGGCTTCGATTCCCTGCATTACTTCTGGTCCGAGCGCGATCCGCAGGTAACGGCGGACGACCTTGCCAAGGTGATGAGCTACTACCGCAAGCACTGGAACGTGCGAAACGTGCTCCTCATCGGCTATTCCTTCGGTGCCGACGTCCTGCCGCGAACCTTCAACCTGCTGCCGGCAGGCGAAAAGGCCCATGTTCGCCAGGTGACCTTGATGGCCCTCTCGCACATGGTTGATTACAAGGTTTCGGTGCTGGGTTGGCTGGGTGCTTCGGGCGACGGCAAGGGCGGTGATCCGCTCGACGACATCAAGCGCATCGATCCGGCGCTGGTGCAATGCATTTACGGCACCGATGAAGAGGACGATGCCTGCCCGCAACTGAAGGGCACCGGCGTCGACGTTATCGGCATCGACGGAGGACACCACTTCGACGAGGATTATCCGGCTTTGACACGGCGCGTGCTCGACGCTCTCGATCGCCGGCTTGCGTCGGCGAAGTGA
- the purN gene encoding phosphoribosylglycinamide formyltransferase, whose product MTTEVSTGKKRVVVFISGGGSNMLALAKAAAEPDFPAEIVAVISDKADAGGLAKAEALGIPTRAFLRKDFDSKDAHEAAILAELDRLSPDIICLAGYMRLLSATFIQRHEGRILNIHPSLLPLFPGLHTHQRAIDAGMKVAGCTVHFVTEGMDEGPILAQAVVPVQPGDTSDSLAARVLTVEHRTYPMALRLMAEGKVRMQDGRAVSESAAEANATLISPAA is encoded by the coding sequence ATGACGACAGAAGTCTCGACGGGCAAGAAGCGGGTCGTCGTCTTCATCTCGGGCGGCGGCTCCAACATGCTGGCGCTTGCGAAAGCGGCGGCCGAGCCGGACTTCCCGGCCGAGATCGTCGCCGTCATCTCCGACAAGGCGGATGCCGGCGGCCTTGCCAAAGCCGAGGCGCTTGGCATTCCTACCCGCGCTTTCCTGCGCAAGGACTTCGATAGCAAGGACGCCCACGAAGCGGCAATCCTTGCCGAACTCGACCGGCTATCGCCGGACATCATCTGCCTTGCCGGCTATATGCGCCTGCTCTCAGCGACGTTCATCCAGCGCCACGAGGGACGCATCCTCAACATCCATCCGTCGCTGTTGCCGCTTTTCCCCGGCCTGCACACGCATCAGCGTGCGATCGACGCCGGCATGAAGGTCGCCGGCTGCACGGTGCACTTCGTCACCGAGGGCATGGACGAAGGTCCGATCCTCGCGCAGGCGGTGGTCCCGGTTCAGCCCGGTGACACATCCGACAGCCTTGCGGCCCGGGTGCTGACGGTCGAGCACCGCACCTATCCGATGGCGCTTCGGCTGATGGCTGAGGGCAAGGTGCGCATGCAAGACGGCCGCGCGGTGAGCGAGAGCGCCGCCGAAGCGAACGCCACGCTGATCTCACCGGCAGCCTGA
- the purM gene encoding phosphoribosylformylglycinamidine cyclo-ligase, with the protein MSQSGKNGLTYSDAGVDIDAGNLMVEKIKPHVRSTRRPGADGEIGGFGGLFDLKAAGFTDPVLVAANDGVGTKLKIAIDANKHDTVGIDLVAMCVNDLVVQGAEPLFFLDYFATGKLDPDQGAAIVAGIAAGCRESGCALIGGETAEMPGMYSGGDYDLAGFAVGAAERGQLLPAGDISEGDVILGLASSGVHSNGYSLVRKIVTLSGLAWDAPAPFGEGTLADLLMTPTRIYVKPLLKAIRETGSIKALAHITGGGFPENIPRVLPKHLAAEIDLDAIKAPKVFSWLAQTGGVAANEMLRTFNCGVGMIAVVPADKAAEVASVLTGEGETVFTLGRMVARDEGAAGTIYKGNLAL; encoded by the coding sequence ATGAGCCAGTCGGGAAAGAACGGCCTCACCTATAGCGACGCGGGCGTTGATATCGACGCCGGGAACCTGATGGTCGAGAAGATCAAGCCGCATGTGCGCTCGACCCGGCGGCCCGGCGCCGACGGCGAAATCGGCGGCTTCGGCGGTCTCTTCGATCTCAAGGCGGCGGGCTTCACCGACCCGGTTCTGGTGGCCGCCAATGACGGCGTCGGCACCAAGCTGAAGATCGCCATCGACGCCAACAAGCACGACACCGTCGGCATCGACCTCGTCGCCATGTGCGTCAACGACCTCGTCGTCCAGGGCGCCGAACCGCTCTTCTTCCTCGACTATTTCGCGACCGGCAAGCTTGACCCGGACCAGGGTGCGGCGATCGTCGCCGGTATTGCCGCCGGCTGCCGCGAATCCGGTTGCGCGCTGATCGGCGGCGAGACCGCCGAAATGCCCGGCATGTATTCGGGCGGCGACTATGACCTCGCGGGCTTCGCGGTCGGCGCTGCCGAACGCGGTCAGCTGCTGCCGGCCGGTGACATCTCCGAAGGCGACGTCATCCTCGGCCTTGCCTCCTCCGGCGTGCATTCCAACGGCTATTCGCTCGTGCGCAAGATCGTCACGCTCTCGGGCCTTGCCTGGGACGCCCCTGCGCCGTTCGGCGAAGGCACGCTTGCCGACCTGCTGATGACGCCGACGCGCATCTATGTGAAGCCGCTCCTGAAGGCGATCCGCGAGACCGGTTCGATCAAGGCGCTCGCCCACATCACCGGCGGCGGCTTCCCCGAGAACATTCCGCGCGTGCTGCCGAAGCATCTCGCTGCCGAGATCGACCTCGATGCGATCAAGGCGCCGAAGGTCTTCTCCTGGCTTGCCCAGACCGGTGGCGTTGCCGCCAATGAAATGCTGCGCACCTTCAACTGCGGCGTCGGCATGATCGCTGTCGTTCCGGCCGACAAGGCTGCAGAGGTCGCGTCCGTGCTGACCGGAGAAGGCGAAACCGTCTTTACGCTCGGCCGCATGGTCGCCCGCGACGAAGGGGCAGCCGGCACGATCTACAAGGGCAACCTCGCCCTATGA